One genomic window of Bacillus mycoides includes the following:
- a CDS encoding Lrp/AsnC family transcriptional regulator has product MQLDRVDRKILNELYNDSRLSMRELAKRVNLSAPSTTERVRKLESEGIIQKYTIDINYKKAGLVLDCILEITLKNGDTTRMQQFIQSYPSASFCYRVTGSLCYIVKISVPSLVELEEFINDVSSYATTVSHIVLSEVALTPDIEHIFPED; this is encoded by the coding sequence ATGCAATTAGACCGTGTTGATCGAAAAATTTTAAATGAATTATATAATGATAGTCGCCTTTCGATGCGCGAATTGGCAAAACGAGTAAACTTATCCGCTCCGTCTACTACAGAGCGTGTTCGTAAACTTGAAAGTGAAGGAATTATTCAAAAATACACAATCGATATCAATTATAAAAAAGCAGGACTTGTTTTAGATTGTATTTTAGAAATCACTTTAAAAAATGGTGATACAACACGTATGCAACAGTTTATTCAGTCTTATCCATCTGCAAGTTTTTGTTACCGAGTAACAGGAAGCTTATGCTACATTGTAAAAATCTCTGTTCCTTCACTCGTTGAACTTGAAGAATTTATCAATGATGTTTCTTCATATGCAACGACAGTTTCTCATATCGTATTATCAGAAGTAGCTCTTACTCCGGATATTGAACATATCTTCCCAGAAGATTAA
- a CDS encoding DUF3913 family protein, whose protein sequence is MKIWFYEKTAQLDDLLGIWDNVPTIPRIGEKVELLKTVRIVTDIKYVKNGNNFRVEIITN, encoded by the coding sequence TTGAAAATCTGGTTTTATGAAAAAACGGCACAATTAGATGACTTGCTTGGTATTTGGGACAATGTTCCGACCATCCCTCGAATTGGTGAAAAAGTTGAACTTCTAAAAACCGTTCGGATCGTTACAGATATTAAATACGTGAAAAACGGAAATAACTTCCGTGTAGAGATTATTACAAATTAA
- a CDS encoding CPBP family intramembrane glutamic endopeptidase produces MQYALSCIRLRSFFGWMIIGMFLTMIPLSLSGASDNTIEFLSQISIFFAFPLLWLYLKTSKNNIVFKSFFDKPGRLHWGLIVLATIMGIIFSVGISQIQFYILAHTVPNFLVTMIEDGNVINTSNIYMTIFTFISACVLAPIMEEVIFRGFFLQRMAYKWGIKRAVIISSLIFGLGHFDVIGAFMFGVIMCLLYIKTKNIWTNIAVHALNNLIATSMQFVGGDGSDAISITELQAQSNLWIGIGLAIIGLLWLIPFTWKQWRTVKEVGVPPLRLINEEKVMNSSRENEMYSQVILTNRLMAVELPDEAVNQLKLEENEYVTIAVEEDKIIIKKADYRPLKSSSPV; encoded by the coding sequence TTGCAATATGCACTTTCATGCATAAGGCTACGTAGTTTTTTTGGATGGATGATTATAGGGATGTTCCTAACGATGATTCCATTAAGTTTATCAGGTGCTTCTGACAATACGATAGAGTTCCTGTCACAAATATCAATCTTTTTCGCATTTCCACTATTGTGGCTATATTTAAAAACAAGTAAAAATAATATTGTTTTTAAAAGTTTTTTTGATAAACCCGGACGTTTACATTGGGGGTTAATTGTATTAGCAACGATAATGGGAATAATTTTTTCAGTCGGTATATCTCAAATTCAATTTTATATTTTAGCACATACTGTACCAAATTTCTTAGTTACTATGATAGAAGATGGAAATGTAATTAATACGAGTAACATATACATGACGATATTTACTTTCATTTCAGCATGTGTATTAGCCCCAATAATGGAAGAGGTTATTTTTAGAGGTTTTTTCTTACAACGAATGGCTTACAAATGGGGGATTAAACGTGCAGTTATTATATCCTCTCTTATTTTTGGACTAGGCCATTTTGATGTTATCGGTGCTTTCATGTTCGGTGTTATTATGTGCCTTCTATACATAAAGACAAAAAATATATGGACGAATATTGCTGTGCATGCTCTAAATAATTTGATTGCAACGAGTATGCAATTTGTAGGTGGAGATGGAAGTGACGCAATCTCGATTACTGAATTACAAGCACAAAGTAATTTATGGATCGGCATTGGTCTTGCGATTATCGGTTTATTATGGTTAATTCCTTTTACTTGGAAACAATGGCGTACTGTAAAAGAAGTAGGTGTGCCACCGCTTCGCTTAATAAATGAAGAAAAAGTGATGAATTCATCACGTGAAAATGAAATGTATAGCCAAGTTATACTAACGAATAGATTGATGGCGGTGGAACTGCCAGATGAGGCTGTCAACCAGCTTAAGTTAGAAGAAAATGAGTATGTAACAATAGCTGTAGAAGAAGATAAGATTATTATAAAAAAGGCGGATTATAGGCCATTAAAAAGTAGCTCTCCAGTATGA
- a CDS encoding S66 peptidase family protein has product MIHPNALQKGDTVMIIAPSGPPTLENVLKGVNVLQEMGLFVIIGKSVYEKYGYLAGSDQVRLDDIHEAFTNTEVKAVFCARGGYGSARLLPYIQYEIIQRNPKIFWGYSDITALHTAFSRYAELVTFHGPMIEELGKGIDSLSLSSFNQLFHPYSSILYASECIVPTSPCTVTGTLVGGNLTVLTSIIGSPYEINTSNRLLLLEDIGEEPYRIDRMLNQLLLSGQFNECSGVIFTSCHDCNPSKPSQSLQTILYEYFMPYNIPVLFGLPIGHISPNIGIPLGATATINTTNKTVSISSGIATPCSN; this is encoded by the coding sequence ATGATTCATCCAAATGCGTTACAAAAAGGTGATACAGTAATGATTATTGCACCGTCTGGCCCACCAACACTTGAGAATGTATTAAAAGGTGTGAACGTATTACAAGAGATGGGTTTATTTGTAATAATCGGAAAGAGCGTTTATGAAAAATATGGATATTTAGCTGGAAGTGATCAAGTTCGTCTTGATGATATACATGAAGCATTTACAAATACTGAGGTCAAAGCAGTCTTTTGTGCACGAGGTGGTTACGGCAGCGCTCGTCTCCTCCCTTACATTCAATATGAAATCATTCAACGGAATCCAAAGATTTTTTGGGGATATAGCGATATTACGGCTTTACATACTGCCTTTTCACGTTATGCAGAGCTTGTAACTTTTCATGGTCCAATGATTGAAGAATTAGGAAAAGGTATAGATTCTCTCTCTTTATCTTCTTTCAATCAACTATTCCATCCGTATTCATCTATCTTATATGCATCAGAATGTATCGTGCCTACCTCTCCATGTACAGTTACAGGCACATTAGTTGGAGGGAATTTAACTGTGTTAACAAGTATAATTGGCTCGCCCTATGAGATAAATACGTCAAATAGACTTTTATTGCTTGAAGATATTGGTGAAGAACCGTACCGCATTGACCGGATGTTAAATCAACTACTTTTATCTGGACAGTTTAATGAATGCAGTGGCGTTATTTTTACAAGTTGTCACGACTGCAACCCTTCTAAGCCATCTCAATCATTGCAAACAATATTATATGAATATTTCATGCCATATAATATACCTGTGTTATTCGGTTTACCGATTGGACATATAAGTCCAAATATCGGTATTCCCCTCGGAGCTACAGCAACAATAAATACAACTAACAAAACTGTTTCTATTTCTTCTGGTATAGCCACTCCATGTTCAAATTAA
- a CDS encoding cysteine hydrolase family protein, protein MLNHAALIIIDVQEAFNLPYWGTRNNLFAEENMKILLEEWRKRELLVIHIQHVNKENVESMFHLDAETVRFKKEVRPLPGEIIIQKVVNSAFIGTNLEEILRVKDYTSLVVVGLTTNHCVETTTRMSGNLGFTTYVVSDATATFNRIGPDGTEYSAKDIHNMTLVNLHDEFAAIVTAKEILKTISIK, encoded by the coding sequence ATGCTTAATCACGCAGCACTTATAATCATTGATGTACAGGAAGCATTTAACTTACCGTACTGGGGCACAAGGAATAACCTTTTTGCGGAAGAAAATATGAAAATTTTGTTAGAAGAATGGAGAAAAAGAGAATTACTAGTTATTCATATTCAGCATGTGAATAAAGAAAATGTGGAGTCAATGTTTCATCTAGATGCAGAAACAGTACGTTTTAAAAAAGAAGTGAGGCCGTTACCAGGTGAGATTATTATTCAAAAGGTTGTTAACAGTGCGTTCATTGGGACAAATTTAGAAGAGATATTACGAGTAAAAGATTATACTTCTTTAGTAGTTGTAGGATTAACGACAAATCATTGTGTAGAGACGACAACACGGATGTCAGGTAATTTAGGATTTACAACGTATGTAGTGAGTGACGCGACGGCTACTTTTAACCGCATCGGTCCAGATGGCACAGAGTATAGCGCAAAGGATATTCACAATATGACGCTTGTAAACTTGCATGATGAATTTGCTGCTATTGTGACGGCGAAAGAAATATTAAAAACTATTTCGATAAAATAA
- a CDS encoding ABC transporter permease, giving the protein MFKLIQNEFLKLHAKKGMYILIGVIAALEILGVLAMLKWGGGHEFKGSYLDFVSSEIGLITLFATIFGITIASRTITDEFQKGTIKQLLIRPRKRITVLFSKYITVLLTILFIIFASTLIAMIIGGIVMDGSKTELTLGIIMKSILYQVLSPFFFATLAFFLANVFRKSVLPLIITLFLFFLQGAINMVLIMFAKGVAKFVVFFHLNLSVYDSNKLVSGGVEPPFTEFTFTTSLLLVVAYFAVLLVASSVLFQKRDVL; this is encoded by the coding sequence ATTTTAATAGGTGTAATTGCAGCATTGGAGATTTTGGGAGTTTTAGCGATGTTGAAATGGGGAGGAGGACATGAGTTTAAAGGATCATATTTAGACTTTGTAAGTTCAGAGATTGGTTTAATTACCTTGTTTGCAACAATTTTTGGAATTACGATTGCTTCTCGTACAATTACTGATGAGTTTCAAAAAGGTACAATTAAGCAGTTATTAATCCGTCCTAGAAAACGAATTACAGTTTTGTTCTCTAAATATATTACAGTGTTACTTACTATATTATTTATCATATTTGCTAGCACGTTAATCGCAATGATTATTGGCGGGATTGTAATGGATGGTAGTAAAACAGAATTAACGTTAGGAATCATAATGAAGTCCATTTTATATCAAGTACTTTCACCGTTCTTCTTTGCAACTCTTGCCTTTTTCTTGGCAAACGTATTTAGAAAGTCTGTATTACCATTAATTATTACGTTGTTCCTATTTTTCTTGCAAGGAGCAATTAATATGGTGCTAATAATGTTTGCAAAAGGTGTAGCGAAATTTGTGGTATTTTTCCACTTGAATTTAAGTGTTTACGACAGCAATAAATTAGTAAGTGGCGGAGTAGAACCACCATTTACAGAATTTACGTTTACAACTTCATTATTACTTGTAGTTGCATACTTTGCTGTATTACTTGTAGCATCAAGTGTATTATTCCAAAAACGTGACGTATTATAA
- a CDS encoding carboxymuconolactone decarboxylase family protein produces MMERIILSNIGDTKFQKLLGHNPDILNSWSTLENTLYSTGTLSAELKEQVRRTLAFGNECPYCMAKGKPDDIQKIEEISVAVTFAHAFVHNQKAIDDNMFHVLKQYWTEKEIVELCAYICFITASQQLGFLFQLQPN; encoded by the coding sequence ATGATGGAGAGAATTATATTATCAAATATAGGAGATACAAAGTTTCAAAAATTATTAGGGCATAATCCGGATATATTAAATTCGTGGAGTACGTTAGAGAATACACTGTATAGTACAGGGACCCTTTCCGCAGAGTTAAAGGAGCAAGTAAGAAGAACATTAGCGTTTGGGAATGAATGTCCGTACTGTATGGCAAAGGGAAAGCCGGATGATATACAAAAGATAGAAGAAATTAGCGTAGCCGTTACTTTTGCACATGCATTTGTTCATAACCAAAAGGCGATAGATGATAATATGTTTCATGTATTAAAACAATATTGGACTGAAAAAGAAATTGTAGAGCTTTGTGCCTATATTTGTTTTATTACTGCGTCACAGCAACTTGGTTTTCTGTTTCAATTACAGCCCAATTAA
- a CDS encoding SseB family protein yields the protein MEQIPVKKIEEVLVLAGDDKQKQKEFYELLLTTEFYVAGSLEAEDGATEGTLRLRHFQGEGRWIVPFFTQLEFVKAVLPEGTPLITIRGKELLGSIEKDATAVLNVGTDMSKTFIPEEIAEIASGRIFNYYK from the coding sequence ATGGAGCAAATTCCAGTAAAGAAAATAGAAGAAGTACTCGTTTTAGCAGGAGATGATAAACAAAAGCAAAAGGAATTTTATGAATTGCTCTTAACAACGGAGTTTTATGTTGCTGGTTCATTAGAAGCAGAGGACGGGGCAACAGAAGGCACACTTCGTTTACGTCATTTCCAAGGAGAGGGTAGATGGATTGTTCCATTCTTTACACAATTGGAATTTGTAAAAGCTGTGTTGCCAGAAGGGACACCCCTTATTACGATACGTGGAAAAGAATTATTGGGTAGCATCGAGAAAGATGCTACAGCTGTATTAAATGTTGGAACAGATATGAGTAAAACATTTATTCCAGAAGAAATTGCAGAGATAGCATCAGGACGAATCTTTAATTATTATAAGTAA